A single region of the Hoeflea prorocentri genome encodes:
- a CDS encoding glycerophosphodiester phosphodiesterase family protein: protein MKPVIALFSLSILLSTFDAAPVMAKDGSAVQLGPRPFFLMKGLEDGELKEALKQCESGPFYKSDFSIGHRGAPLQFPEHTEESYRAAARMGAGILECDVTFTKDRELVCRHSQCDLHTTTDILLKPEIAASCSVPFSPADAASGKKAEAKCCTSDITLEQFRQLTGKMESSDRDATTVEQYVGGNPGWRTDLYSTRGRLMTLAESINLFEELGAKHTPELKSAGVAMPFEGDFTQEDYAQKMIDAYKAAGVPADRVFAQSFNPADVAYWIANEPDFGAQAIYLDGRFRNGIDPEDAATWTPSMEALKSGGFNYIAPPLWMLVKTGDDGRPAPSAYAKAAKKAGLEIIAWTVERSGTLTSGGGWYYQTIADITNNDSDTLVLLDVLAKDVGVAGVFSDWPATTTYYANCMGL, encoded by the coding sequence ATGAAACCGGTAATCGCACTCTTCAGCCTGTCGATTCTACTCTCCACGTTTGATGCGGCGCCGGTTATGGCCAAGGACGGCAGCGCCGTACAGCTTGGGCCCCGCCCATTCTTTCTGATGAAAGGCCTCGAAGACGGAGAGCTGAAAGAAGCACTGAAACAATGTGAAAGCGGCCCTTTCTACAAAAGCGATTTTTCCATCGGCCACCGCGGCGCACCACTTCAATTTCCGGAGCATACGGAAGAATCCTACCGGGCTGCGGCGCGCATGGGCGCAGGTATTCTCGAGTGTGATGTGACCTTTACAAAGGACCGCGAACTGGTGTGCCGCCATTCACAGTGCGATCTGCACACCACGACCGACATCCTTTTAAAGCCCGAGATTGCTGCAAGCTGCAGCGTTCCTTTCTCGCCGGCGGATGCGGCGAGCGGCAAGAAGGCGGAAGCAAAGTGCTGCACCTCGGACATTACGCTGGAACAGTTCCGGCAACTGACCGGTAAAATGGAGTCATCCGACCGCGACGCAACGACAGTCGAACAATATGTCGGCGGCAATCCCGGCTGGCGGACCGACCTCTATTCGACACGGGGCCGTTTGATGACGCTGGCCGAGTCGATCAATCTGTTCGAGGAGCTCGGTGCGAAGCACACACCGGAGCTCAAATCCGCAGGTGTCGCCATGCCCTTTGAAGGTGACTTCACCCAGGAGGACTACGCGCAGAAGATGATCGATGCCTACAAGGCCGCCGGCGTGCCGGCCGATCGTGTCTTTGCTCAATCCTTCAATCCCGCCGACGTGGCGTACTGGATCGCCAACGAACCTGATTTCGGTGCGCAGGCCATCTATCTCGATGGCCGCTTCAGAAACGGCATTGACCCCGAAGATGCGGCCACCTGGACACCGTCAATGGAGGCGTTGAAGTCCGGCGGGTTCAACTATATCGCCCCGCCGCTGTGGATGCTGGTCAAGACCGGAGACGATGGCCGCCCTGCCCCGTCCGCCTACGCAAAGGCGGCGAAGAAAGCAGGTCTTGAGATCATCGCCTGGACCGTGGAGCGCTCCGGCACCCTGACCTCCGGCGGCGGATGGTATTACCAGACGATCGCGGACATAACCAACAACGACAGCGACACACTTGTTCTGCTGGATGTGCTGGCAAAGGATGTCGGCGTGGCAGGTGTCTTCTCGGATTGGCCGGCGACGACGACCTACTACGCCAACTGCATGGGGCTATGA
- a CDS encoding S8 family peptidase: protein MKPTPQSPHPFMPWVGVTTLFVAAALTGCTSGGPGGGNGSGSASSGGNLLTAHEGTTHAVTSFDEADAATVRNSAEFLEQDNVFGSILLKNSGLTTRENAFSVINLEYAHSLGLTGAGKLIAIVDSGFRTTHQEFAGKSITSFGTFPSSFEDHGTGVAAVAAGKRDGVGMMGVAPGADLHLSRLTSSPTALAAATNDAYAAGAVVQNNSWGFIWGPGPREDETFTVDDINSASGLTLSDRLANAAGGSASDWAQYVNALRQFTTEGVVVFAASNVSTDTSASFIAALPSLDSSLQGAWIVGVNAIAEYNSGGDLIGATRQSARCMEAAAYCLTGQGYVYTASDVGDAAYKNTIGTSFVAPQISGAVALLSEAFPNLYSSEIVDRLLASANNSFFTTVNGSVDFGNGVTHNYNEEFGHGFMDLKAALLPIGSLGVSTTSLASDPTVPVAQVSMVSGSAQGNAVANALAGRQMALFDALGTDFYVPASILAAEEDDNFDERLRRFARGAGERPATSPGSFGFSTLSGGLQATDSSMVFGWAEDVGAQFGLSPSASPSFADPASLLGLAPNARAFGTGMQLPGGNAGFFAFSDTADEDQQTFGLGASRAFRLDGGAALTFGLTGTAESGSFLGLRLAEESTFETASMAFNAGISIPVGGFEFFVNSEFGASRTNDAGLLTSVEPALFSGFAIGTRMNGVWNRRDSLTFSVQQPLRIETGQASLLLPIGRDKEGRVLYDAVPVDLEPEARQIDFGFDYATALSPDTDLRFGAAFSFNEGHASGNTGGNVMAAMVHRF, encoded by the coding sequence ATGAAACCAACCCCGCAAAGCCCACACCCCTTTATGCCTTGGGTCGGCGTCACCACACTGTTTGTTGCGGCGGCCTTGACAGGCTGCACATCGGGTGGCCCCGGCGGCGGCAATGGTTCCGGCAGTGCGAGTTCCGGCGGCAACCTGCTGACAGCGCATGAAGGAACCACGCATGCCGTTACGAGCTTCGATGAAGCTGACGCGGCAACCGTGCGAAACTCCGCCGAATTTCTCGAACAGGACAATGTTTTCGGTTCAATCCTTCTCAAGAACAGTGGCCTGACGACGAGGGAAAATGCCTTTTCGGTCATCAATCTCGAATACGCACATTCATTGGGGCTGACGGGAGCGGGTAAACTGATTGCCATTGTCGATAGCGGCTTCCGCACGACGCATCAGGAATTTGCAGGCAAGTCCATCACCAGTTTCGGCACTTTTCCGTCAAGCTTTGAGGATCATGGCACCGGGGTCGCGGCAGTCGCCGCGGGAAAGAGGGACGGCGTTGGAATGATGGGCGTCGCGCCAGGCGCCGATCTTCACCTTTCACGGCTTACCTCATCGCCGACGGCGCTGGCAGCCGCAACCAATGATGCTTACGCCGCCGGTGCCGTTGTCCAGAACAATTCCTGGGGCTTTATCTGGGGTCCCGGCCCGCGCGAGGATGAAACGTTTACCGTTGACGACATCAACAGCGCCTCCGGTTTGACATTGAGTGACAGGCTCGCCAATGCGGCAGGGGGAAGCGCAAGCGATTGGGCGCAATATGTCAACGCTCTCAGGCAGTTTACGACTGAGGGTGTTGTTGTATTCGCCGCATCGAATGTTTCGACCGACACCAGTGCAAGCTTTATCGCCGCGTTGCCGTCACTGGATTCATCTTTGCAGGGTGCCTGGATCGTCGGCGTGAATGCGATTGCGGAGTATAACAGCGGCGGCGATCTGATTGGCGCTACCCGGCAGTCTGCCAGATGCATGGAGGCAGCCGCTTACTGCCTCACAGGACAGGGATATGTCTACACCGCCAGCGATGTTGGTGATGCAGCTTACAAGAATACGATAGGCACCTCCTTCGTCGCCCCCCAGATATCCGGTGCGGTGGCACTGCTGTCTGAAGCATTTCCAAACCTTTATTCCTCGGAGATCGTCGACCGGCTGCTGGCCTCGGCCAACAACTCCTTCTTCACAACCGTCAACGGGTCCGTCGATTTCGGCAACGGTGTCACGCACAACTACAATGAGGAATTCGGCCACGGCTTCATGGATTTGAAGGCGGCCCTTCTGCCGATCGGAAGTCTGGGCGTATCCACGACCTCTTTAGCAAGCGATCCGACCGTACCGGTTGCACAGGTCTCAATGGTTTCCGGCTCCGCGCAGGGCAATGCCGTTGCCAATGCGCTTGCCGGCCGCCAAATGGCGCTGTTCGATGCGCTGGGCACGGATTTTTACGTCCCGGCCAGCATCCTTGCGGCAGAGGAAGATGATAATTTCGACGAACGGCTGCGCCGCTTCGCGCGGGGCGCCGGGGAACGCCCGGCGACCAGCCCTGGCAGCTTTGGCTTCTCGACGCTCTCGGGTGGCTTGCAGGCGACCGACAGTTCCATGGTTTTCGGATGGGCCGAGGATGTCGGCGCGCAGTTCGGGCTAAGCCCGTCCGCATCACCGTCTTTTGCCGATCCGGCCTCCTTGCTCGGACTGGCTCCGAATGCCCGTGCATTTGGAACCGGCATGCAATTGCCGGGGGGCAATGCCGGTTTTTTTGCATTTTCGGATACGGCCGATGAAGATCAGCAGACCTTCGGACTGGGCGCGTCGCGGGCGTTTCGCCTTGATGGCGGGGCGGCACTCACCTTCGGTCTGACCGGAACGGCGGAATCTGGTTCTTTCCTCGGTTTGAGGCTTGCTGAGGAAAGTACGTTTGAAACGGCCTCAATGGCGTTTAACGCCGGGATCTCGATTCCGGTTGGTGGGTTCGAATTCTTCGTAAACTCGGAGTTTGGAGCCTCAAGAACGAATGATGCCGGGCTTTTGACGTCGGTCGAGCCAGCCCTGTTCAGTGGATTTGCAATCGGCACACGGATGAACGGCGTTTGGAACCGCAGGGATTCATTGACTTTTTCGGTCCAGCAGCCGTTGCGTATTGAAACCGGTCAGGCGAGCCTTCTGCTGCCAATCGGCCGCGACAAGGAAGGGCGGGTGCTGTATGACGCCGTGCCCGTCGATCTGGAGCCGGAGGCCCGGCAGATCGATTTTGGCTTCGATTATGCGACTGCCTTGTCCCCCGACACAGACCTTCGTTTTGGCGCCGCCTTTTCGTTCAACGAAGGACATGCATCCGGAAACACGGGCGGTAATGTCATGGCGGCCATGGTCCACCGGTTTTGA
- a CDS encoding SDR family oxidoreductase: MAEVAIITGAGRGIGAATAVLAARQGYDICINYVSDEKSASRVVKDCIKSGVRAIAVKADIASSAEVDRLFEACVRQLGAPTLLVNNAGIIGGVTTVEALSDAVLQRVFEVNVFGAFYCARAAIRGMSTQTGGKGGVIVNISSLAATLGSPGEYVHYAASKAAIDAMTIGLSKEVGRHGIRVNAVQAGTVETDIHRTEGNPHRPVQTAKASPLGRAGTPKDIAEAVLWLASEKAGYATGTVLRVAGGL, translated from the coding sequence ATGGCTGAGGTCGCCATCATAACCGGGGCAGGGCGAGGTATCGGCGCAGCAACGGCGGTCCTTGCCGCGCGGCAGGGCTATGACATCTGCATCAACTACGTATCAGATGAAAAAAGTGCGTCCCGGGTCGTCAAAGACTGTATAAAATCCGGTGTAAGGGCGATCGCCGTCAAGGCAGACATTGCTTCATCGGCTGAGGTGGACCGGCTGTTTGAGGCGTGCGTCCGACAGCTCGGAGCGCCGACCCTGCTGGTCAACAATGCCGGTATCATAGGCGGCGTGACCACGGTTGAGGCTCTTTCGGATGCGGTCTTGCAACGAGTTTTCGAGGTTAACGTCTTTGGAGCGTTCTACTGCGCGCGGGCGGCGATCCGGGGCATGTCGACGCAAACTGGCGGTAAGGGCGGTGTGATCGTCAACATCTCGTCCCTTGCGGCGACACTCGGCAGTCCAGGGGAATATGTGCACTATGCAGCATCAAAGGCGGCGATTGATGCAATGACAATCGGCCTGTCGAAAGAAGTCGGCCGGCACGGCATCAGGGTCAACGCCGTTCAGGCCGGAACCGTGGAAACGGACATCCATCGCACCGAGGGCAATCCGCATCGACCCGTGCAAACCGCCAAGGCTTCGCCGCTTGGGCGTGCCGGCACGCCCAAGGATATCGCCGAAGCCGTCCTTTGGCTGGCGTCGGAAAAGGCGGGATACGCCACCGGTACAGTGCTGCGGGTCGCTGGCGGTCTCTGA
- the rarD gene encoding EamA family transporter RarD, with translation MNGSESGSATRGFAFGISAYLMWGLLPFYMKAVDHVPAIEVVAYRILCSIPVAGIIILFLGRTADLKQALRTPRTLALAFLTATMIAVNWGIYTWAVAHERTVETALGYYINPLVSIMLGALFLGERFNRAQLIAIALAVVAVMVLTYDAGGLPWVSLSLAFSFGFYGFFRKTMPIGPSQGFFLEVVLLSVPALFILLVLDVEGMGHFFAGDANDTLLLLFAGPATAIPLICYALGAKLLRLSTIGLMQYVAPTLIFLIAVFVFREPFSGWQLLAFCLIWLALGLYSWSAISDLRAAARRAQLDEARENTHG, from the coding sequence ATGAACGGCTCAGAATCCGGTAGCGCCACGCGCGGTTTTGCTTTTGGCATATCGGCCTATCTGATGTGGGGATTGCTGCCCTTTTACATGAAAGCCGTGGATCATGTGCCGGCGATCGAAGTCGTTGCGTACCGGATCTTGTGTTCCATTCCGGTTGCCGGGATCATCATACTCTTTCTCGGCAGGACAGCCGATCTGAAACAGGCCTTGCGCACCCCGCGAACGCTGGCTCTGGCTTTCCTGACCGCAACCATGATCGCTGTGAACTGGGGCATCTACACTTGGGCGGTTGCCCATGAAAGAACGGTGGAAACCGCGCTGGGTTATTACATCAACCCGCTGGTCAGCATCATGCTGGGCGCGCTGTTTCTGGGCGAACGTTTCAACCGGGCTCAACTCATCGCAATTGCCCTTGCCGTGGTTGCCGTCATGGTTCTGACCTATGACGCGGGCGGCTTGCCCTGGGTTTCGCTGTCGCTTGCTTTCAGCTTCGGGTTTTACGGCTTTTTTCGCAAAACAATGCCCATCGGCCCATCACAGGGATTTTTCCTCGAAGTCGTCCTCCTAAGTGTTCCCGCACTTTTCATCCTGCTTGTCCTCGATGTCGAGGGGATGGGGCATTTCTTCGCCGGTGATGCGAACGACACGCTGCTTTTGCTGTTTGCCGGTCCTGCAACCGCAATTCCTCTGATTTGCTATGCGCTTGGCGCCAAGCTGCTAAGGCTCTCAACCATCGGCCTGATGCAGTATGTCGCCCCGACGCTGATTTTCCTGATCGCCGTTTTTGTCTTCCGGGAGCCGTTCTCCGGTTGGCAGCTTCTTGCCTTCTGCCTGATCTGGCTGGCGCTTGGCCTCTATAGTTGGTCAGCGATCTCCGATTTGCGCGCCGCCGCGAGGAGGGCACAGTTGGATGAAGCACGGGAGAATACACATGGCTGA